In Chitinophaga varians, the following are encoded in one genomic region:
- a CDS encoding peroxiredoxin family protein: MKVIHPIILFSLFTSTAYSQSNVNNKPPTEKGKLTISQLWENRVKPFIGKDYFKLTNADSIFKNAGMEMPEGVCLINLWFANCRPCITEFPDLVKLSEKYAGKNFRIVSLTFENDSTIDTFRKKYNLPFMPRHISREACYELNLKNGFPTNIILNTSGIIAYISMGGSSNPETSSLIFEEELVPVIDSILSHL, from the coding sequence ATGAAAGTCATTCACCCTATTATTCTTTTTTCCCTGTTTACATCAACCGCTTATTCACAAAGCAATGTCAACAACAAACCTCCCACCGAAAAAGGAAAACTAACGATATCACAACTCTGGGAAAATCGTGTTAAACCGTTTATCGGCAAGGATTATTTCAAATTAACTAATGCCGATTCCATATTTAAGAATGCCGGCATGGAAATGCCCGAAGGCGTTTGTTTGATTAACCTCTGGTTCGCGAATTGTCGTCCTTGTATAACTGAATTTCCTGATCTTGTTAAACTAAGTGAAAAATACGCAGGTAAAAATTTCAGGATCGTATCGCTGACATTTGAAAATGATTCAACTATCGATACGTTCAGAAAGAAATACAATCTTCCATTTATGCCCAGACATATATCCAGGGAGGCATGTTACGAGCTCAACTTAAAAAATGGATTTCCGACTAATATTATTTTGAACACTTCCGGCATCATTGCTTATATTAGCATGGGAGGCAGCTCAAATCCGGAGACAAGCTCCCTAATTTTCGAAGAAGAATTAGTCCCTGTAATTGATAGTATCCTGAGCCATTTGTAG
- a CDS encoding ABC transporter permease yields the protein MIRNYLAIARRNLLRKRGFTAINIAGLATGLCCFLLISLYVIDELSYDRFHKKADRIYRIHLDMRMGGVDRTMPNSPDAMGGLLKKDYPEIEQYTRIYTHNGSRLVKKGNEFITETRAANADSTFFDVFSFHVIEGNGNTALAEPNTVVISASLAKKYFGMLQAVGKTLEVQEGDGVVPYRVTAVIEDMPENSHFRYDLLFSMSSLHYDWGQVGSHNFYTYLVLGKHVRPATVEKKFPEYVRKYLLPHIQERMHVTTMEEFINAGNKVNYWLMPLTRIHLYSNLEEELRPPGSIQYVYIFSAVALFILLIACVNFMNLTTARSANRAREVAIRKVLGTERKDLIFQFLTESILIVLLSMLLAVALAAVVLPMFNELTGKLIGVKAFLSPYILPVLIILPFVVGLLAGSYPAFFLSAFRPIETLKGKFKLNSKSGGLRNVLVVFQFFTSIVLIIGTLVVYRQLHYIQSKNIGFNKDQVLIINGTWALGNKADAFKDRVVKLSGVSSGTLSSSLPVSNTDRSNTVISTEAVVTAKSSINIQTWRIDYDYIGTLGMKIIKGRNFSRDFGSDSSAVIINETAAKLWGLDDPVGKTIYQWQDTKTIPRTIIGVVKNFNYESLREKVGPLCFFLDRSTGLAAFRVNTTRLNDLVNEVGELWKSIAPEVPFSYRFLDESFDAMYDAERRVGRIALLFSGLAIFIACLGIFGLAAYIAEQRIKEIGVRKVLGASVESIVALLSKDFLRLVLIAFLIAAPLGWWIMNKWLQSFAYRISLSWWLFVLAGVIAMMIALITVSFQSVKAALTNPLKSLRSE from the coding sequence ATGATTCGGAATTATCTTGCTATTGCCCGCAGAAACCTGTTACGTAAGCGGGGATTCACTGCTATCAACATCGCCGGCCTGGCTACGGGCCTTTGCTGTTTCCTGCTGATCTCCCTGTATGTTATCGATGAGCTGAGTTATGACCGCTTTCATAAAAAAGCGGACCGTATCTACCGTATTCACCTGGACATGCGGATGGGCGGTGTAGACCGTACCATGCCCAACTCACCAGACGCCATGGGAGGATTACTGAAAAAAGATTATCCCGAAATAGAACAGTATACACGCATTTATACGCATAATGGCAGCCGGCTGGTAAAGAAAGGGAATGAGTTTATTACAGAAACCCGCGCGGCTAACGCAGACTCCACTTTTTTTGACGTATTCAGTTTCCATGTGATAGAAGGAAACGGAAACACAGCTCTTGCAGAGCCCAATACGGTTGTCATTTCCGCTTCGTTGGCAAAGAAATATTTTGGTATGCTCCAGGCAGTTGGCAAAACACTGGAAGTACAGGAGGGCGATGGGGTTGTACCCTACAGGGTCACAGCCGTCATAGAGGATATGCCGGAAAATTCGCATTTCCGTTACGACCTTTTGTTCTCCATGAGCAGCCTTCATTATGACTGGGGACAGGTAGGAAGCCATAATTTTTATACCTACCTGGTACTGGGCAAACACGTGAGGCCGGCCACTGTGGAGAAGAAATTTCCCGAATACGTTCGTAAGTACCTGCTGCCGCATATACAGGAACGGATGCACGTAACCACCATGGAAGAGTTTATCAATGCCGGCAACAAGGTCAACTACTGGCTGATGCCGCTTACCAGGATACACCTGTACTCTAACCTTGAGGAGGAGCTGCGGCCGCCGGGAAGTATTCAGTATGTGTACATTTTCTCTGCGGTGGCACTGTTTATATTGCTGATAGCCTGTGTAAACTTCATGAACCTGACAACGGCCCGTTCTGCAAACAGGGCCAGAGAAGTGGCTATCAGGAAAGTACTGGGCACCGAGAGAAAAGACCTGATCTTTCAGTTTCTGACCGAGTCTATCCTGATTGTATTGTTATCCATGCTGTTGGCCGTAGCGCTGGCTGCCGTGGTGCTGCCTATGTTTAATGAGTTAACCGGAAAACTAATTGGCGTCAAAGCCTTTCTTTCACCCTACATCCTGCCGGTACTGATTATATTGCCTTTTGTGGTTGGACTACTGGCGGGCAGTTACCCGGCTTTCTTCCTTTCAGCTTTTAGACCTATTGAAACGCTGAAAGGGAAGTTTAAACTGAACAGCAAGTCCGGCGGACTGCGGAATGTGTTGGTCGTGTTTCAGTTTTTTACTTCCATTGTGCTGATCATCGGAACGCTGGTGGTGTATCGCCAGCTGCACTACATACAAAGCAAGAACATCGGCTTTAACAAAGACCAGGTGCTGATCATTAACGGCACCTGGGCGCTGGGCAATAAAGCAGATGCTTTTAAAGACCGCGTAGTGAAACTGTCGGGCGTCAGCAGCGGAACGCTGAGCTCTTCGCTGCCGGTATCCAATACTGACCGCAGTAATACCGTCATTTCCACGGAAGCGGTGGTGACGGCGAAGAGCAGTATCAATATACAGACATGGCGGATTGACTATGACTATATAGGAACGCTGGGAATGAAAATAATAAAAGGCCGTAACTTTTCACGCGATTTTGGCAGCGACTCCTCCGCGGTGATTATCAATGAAACAGCTGCCAAGTTATGGGGGCTGGACGATCCGGTAGGCAAAACGATCTATCAGTGGCAGGATACCAAAACAATTCCACGTACTATTATCGGGGTGGTTAAGAATTTCAATTACGAAAGCCTGCGTGAGAAGGTGGGCCCGCTGTGTTTCTTCCTTGACAGAAGTACGGGGTTGGCGGCTTTCCGTGTAAATACCACCCGGCTGAACGACCTGGTGAACGAAGTCGGGGAACTATGGAAGAGCATCGCACCGGAAGTGCCTTTCAGTTACCGGTTCCTGGATGAATCTTTTGATGCAATGTACGACGCGGAAAGGAGAGTAGGCAGGATTGCACTGCTTTTCTCAGGACTTGCCATATTTATAGCCTGCCTGGGGATATTTGGACTGGCGGCGTACATTGCGGAACAACGCATCAAGGAGATAGGGGTCCGGAAGGTGCTGGGCGCAAGCGTGGAAAGCATTGTGGCACTGCTGTCAAAGGATTTTCTGAGGCTGGTGCTTATCGCCTTTCTGATCGCAGCACCCCTTGGCTGGTGGATCATGAATAAATGGCTGCAGAGCTTTGCCTACCGCATTTCACTCAGCTGGTGGCTCTTCGTGCTGGCAGGTGTCATCGCCATGATGATCGCGCTGATAACCGTCAGCTTCCAGTCTGTTAAAGCTGCCCTAACTAATCCCTTAAAGAGCCTGCGGTCCGAATAA
- a CDS encoding thioredoxin family protein yields the protein MFYSYSIDISFINEVMFSDKFYVVDFWSEWCGPCAAMRPVIEELVNEYAGKVQVGKINVDQNPYRTKEYEITSLPVIMFFRAGKPENPEILQATT from the coding sequence ATTTTTTATTCCTATTCTATTGATATAAGCTTTATTAATGAAGTAATGTTCTCTGACAAATTCTATGTTGTTGACTTCTGGTCAGAATGGTGTGGTCCTTGTGCTGCAATGCGCCCGGTCATCGAAGAACTCGTCAATGAGTATGCTGGTAAAGTACAAGTGGGTAAAATAAATGTGGACCAGAATCCCTATCGTACTAAAGAATACGAAATCACCAGCCTCCCTGTAATCATGTTCTTCAGAGCAGGCAAGCCTGAAAACCCAGAGATTCTTCAAGCCACGACCTAG
- a CDS encoding DUF6625 family protein: protein MTLVKKEHRIVLLSTYFGPTPWYFPYFVLSCRYNPGVDFLLFADHETGLELPPNVRFIKMTLEAFRRKATSVLGFDVVTTPQPYKICDLRPAFGLLFHEYVQEYDFWGQADTDILFGNIRKFLDDTILDNYDMICLRHDYISSWFTLYRNNERMNHLFKESSDYKKVFTTERYFNFDETNLTFFEFAHSVPYQQIPSEVESMTHLVKRLQEQGAVRAYFDMHAIEGRPGRMIWSKGQLIYKNQFEVLLYHLLEFKKVYQPKHRPEKVKDTFRISPARIY, encoded by the coding sequence ATGACGCTAGTAAAAAAAGAACACCGGATTGTGCTCCTAAGTACTTACTTCGGCCCCACGCCCTGGTATTTCCCCTATTTTGTGTTATCCTGCCGGTATAATCCCGGTGTCGATTTTTTGTTGTTTGCTGATCATGAAACCGGCCTGGAGTTGCCTCCTAATGTCCGTTTTATAAAAATGACCCTGGAGGCATTCCGCCGGAAAGCCACATCAGTATTGGGCTTTGACGTGGTGACGACGCCACAGCCTTATAAGATCTGTGACTTAAGGCCGGCATTCGGCCTGCTGTTTCACGAGTACGTGCAGGAATACGATTTCTGGGGCCAGGCGGATACCGACATCCTCTTTGGTAATATCCGGAAATTCCTGGACGATACCATACTGGACAATTATGATATGATCTGCCTCCGGCACGATTATATTTCCAGCTGGTTTACGTTGTACCGTAATAATGAGCGGATGAACCACCTTTTCAAGGAAAGCAGCGACTATAAAAAAGTATTCACCACAGAACGGTATTTTAATTTCGATGAAACGAACCTTACCTTCTTTGAATTTGCGCATTCTGTTCCTTATCAGCAGATCCCCAGCGAGGTGGAAAGCATGACGCACCTGGTTAAAAGACTCCAGGAGCAGGGAGCGGTACGGGCCTATTTTGATATGCATGCCATTGAAGGAAGGCCGGGGAGAATGATCTGGAGCAAAGGGCAACTGATCTATAAGAACCAGTTTGAAGTTTTGCTGTATCACCTGCTGGAGTTTAAAAAAGTCTATCAGCCCAAACACCGGCCTGAAAAGGTAAAAGATACGTTTCGTATTAGCCCTGCCCGTATTTATTGA
- a CDS encoding alpha/beta hydrolase has translation MRKPRPFLLLLFILLAPCLMVRCLAQKKPVVKGTVQRIKIHSKLLEGNLSGDSADRYASVYLPAGYNNAGGKRYPVVYFLHGYTDNDAKVYGFEKHWMSLPAVLDTAFSQNPGSGMIFVTPDAYTLFQGSMYSNSVTTGNWEDFIATELVSYIDSHYRTIARKEGRGICGHSMGGYGALRIGEKNPDVFSAVYLLSPCCLNSSSGSADGLRQQLLRADSIRTIDAFRQADFFTKALFASAAAWSPNPENPPFYLDLPVKDGALQPQVLLKWDANRPLNDLDQYIYNIRKLKSIGFDAGDKDRGIAESIKTLHADLRRYGIEHSFEIYDGDHINRIGQRIGDKMLQFFSRSLLSDGAAKQIRK, from the coding sequence ATGAGAAAACCGCGACCCTTCCTCCTCCTTCTTTTTATCTTGCTGGCGCCCTGTTTGATGGTGAGATGCCTGGCGCAGAAAAAACCTGTCGTGAAAGGCACCGTGCAACGGATAAAAATTCATAGTAAGCTGCTGGAGGGCAATCTCAGTGGCGACAGTGCCGACCGCTATGCTTCCGTTTACCTGCCTGCCGGCTATAACAACGCGGGCGGGAAGCGTTACCCGGTGGTTTATTTCCTGCATGGCTATACCGACAATGACGCCAAAGTATATGGGTTTGAAAAGCACTGGATGTCGCTGCCGGCCGTACTGGACACGGCCTTTTCGCAGAACCCGGGCAGCGGAATGATCTTCGTCACCCCCGACGCCTATACGCTTTTCCAGGGCAGCATGTACTCCAACTCCGTCACCACCGGCAACTGGGAAGATTTTATCGCCACCGAGCTGGTAAGCTATATAGACAGCCACTACCGGACCATTGCCCGCAAAGAAGGCCGGGGCATTTGCGGTCACTCCATGGGTGGCTACGGCGCCCTCCGCATCGGCGAAAAAAACCCGGATGTGTTTTCAGCAGTGTACCTGTTGAGCCCCTGCTGCCTCAACTCCTCCTCAGGCTCCGCGGACGGCCTTCGCCAGCAGCTGCTGCGGGCCGACAGTATCAGGACCATCGACGCATTCAGGCAGGCCGACTTTTTCACCAAAGCGCTCTTCGCTTCCGCCGCGGCATGGTCGCCCAATCCCGAAAATCCGCCCTTCTACCTCGATCTGCCGGTGAAAGATGGCGCGCTGCAGCCGCAGGTACTCTTAAAATGGGACGCCAACCGCCCCCTGAACGACCTCGATCAATATATCTACAATATCAGAAAATTAAAATCCATCGGTTTCGATGCAGGCGATAAAGACAGGGGCATCGCCGAAAGCATTAAAACGTTGCATGCAGACCTGCGCAGGTACGGCATTGAGCATTCTTTTGAAATCTATGACGGTGACCACATCAATCGTATCGGCCAACGGATAGGAGACAAAATGTTGCAGTTCTTTTCCCGTAGCCTGTTATCTGACGGCGCGGCAAAGCAGATCAGGAAGTAG